Sequence from the Seriola aureovittata isolate HTS-2021-v1 ecotype China chromosome 6, ASM2101889v1, whole genome shotgun sequence genome:
TACGGTGCAAGTGTATTATCAGAAACTTTGCATGGTGAATCATTTGGATGACTCGCTATACAATTTTTCATAAGTGACCATACACGGACAGATCCATGTGCTGCAGCCTCATCAGGTAGGTGTCTGATAAAGATTTGCAGGCCTGCTCAGAGGACTTGGAGTCACCATCTTTCATGTCATTTGCTGTGAAGTTCCTGGGTGGAAGCTGCGGTGGGAGATTGTTGGattctgcagcacaaacacatatcGGATGTTTAGGAACGTTCATATCTATGACTGGCACatattctgttttatattacagCCAATATACAGATGAAGTGAAGGCGTTGGACCTGGTTCCtcgtccacctcctcctccctctggatGGAGTACTGCAAATGCGTGACCAGGCCCATGTTGGGACTGTAATACGCCTCCACCAGCTCAGGCAGCATAGTGAAGAACCTGATAGGAACTCCTTCAGATGCCTGAAGAGTAGATCACAGCAGGTTTAAGATGACCACAAACGTCATGTTTTTTTCGTTTTGTTACTAAACCAGGTGACGTAACCTTTAAGTGTTACTTTCCATATATTGCCAGATATGTCTGCGGCTTCTAGAGCTGCATTTAAGTATCGGTACTCTGAAACTTTACTGAGCGATTATAGACGAAGCATGAAAGTGATTCAGCTTCTGTCTCTCTAACGGATCTGCAATTGGCACTATACTTGCTCTAAGCAGTGCTTGAATTATATTAAAATGCACCTGTAAGCATTAGAAATTTGAAAGTCCAGCTATATGAAATACCAAGAATAATTCACGTGCACATATTATCAATAGATATACTGATGCTGGGCTCTGTTCAGACCATTTAAGGACCGAGGATTTTGGAGGCACACGCATTTAAACTCTGAGGAGAAACTAGTTACATGTAACAGGATTATGTGATTAAATTACAGTTACTAATACAGTTATGTCTGAATATATTCCTTTCAGTAAAAAGCCGATTCGTAGACTGTAACCTTCTGTTGACAATATGACAATGTGGGTGAGACGGGGGAGAGGTGTGAGTCTGATAATACTGACTACTTTAATtctgcattgtgttttcattaaatggGAAGCCGGAGAGGTCATTAGGTTGTGACATATCTGCAGCGCACCGAGACACTAAATGAGTGGTACTGAGAAGtaatcaaatgtaataaattaGATTACTTTGCATGCTCGCACACTTTGCATTGCTTTGCATCGGACTACTTACATGTTAACATGGTAATGAGTGATCTGTAACCTGTTGCATTTCAAACGTAACCTTAACTCACGCTGTTTAAACTgaacctcacagagctgcacacGTCTGCCTCTTCTAGCACCTTGTTTGAGGAGGAAACGAACCTATTTTACCCGACGCTTACAGTAACTATAGCTACCACCAGCACCGACACTCATTAACTGACAGTACTCAGACGGACCAGAATCGAACTCCACAGTGGTGAGTAATGGCCCGGTTCATGTGTCCAACCCTAAAATAGGAATCCTATCATTAAAATTTGGTCTCAAATTTTCATTGTATAtatggtgtatatatatatatatatatatatatattttattttttttttcccatataaCAACTCAGTTACACCCATCCATAATAACCCACAAGCCCAAGCTGTTTTCACTTCCTCCATGTgggtgtcattttttttttttttttttaacaccagtCTTATATCAAAGGTAACAACAGAAAGATATCAAGCCAGTAAAGCATCTCCTGATGTGTGCACTGAAGTCAAGCCTTCCTCATGAATCATTCTTAAAGCATGGAAACAATTGAGCTTCCCCGGCCCCTCAGTCTACACTGAATGCAACATATGGATAGATATTTTTCGTTTTTTATAGTTAtgaatgtttatattatatatatttatgtttataatAGACCTGCAGCTCGGGATTAATAGAGACATTAAATCTTCTGCCATCTGAAAGCAGGGTGGATGTTTACATGACAGACTTGCTATTGCACCTTCACACTGACTGAAGTTTTGTTCAGACTCTAAGATTTGCTTTGTCAGCAGTAGGAAAGTAGcaaacattattaaaattacaagagttatttttaatgttcacttgattttttaacttttcttgtttggtttttttttttatgaaaacgTGACAAGACTAAAGGCTCTTTTTTAACAGTCTAAAGCGCAAGCTGACGCAAGTGCACTTAGGGCGTGTCCATATGACTTTTACTACTAAAAAGCAGTTGCTGCACCAGGCACATGGTTCAAAAGGGTTGTGCTTAGTCTCTAAGTTattcatgggagtgttttgggcACAGCATGCAATGAACCAATCAGAGTGCAATCTCCCATTCGCTTTAAAAAGCCAAGCACACTTGCACTTGGATTGCTATTATAAGAGTGCAGTGTTTCACAAAGAATTAAGGTTCTATTGGTGGTGAGTTGGTCACGTATTGTGATTGAACCAGTGAGCCCaggccagcagctctgtgcacagAGGGAATCAATGCGCTGCTCAGCTCTACAAAGAAGCAACGGCACAAATGACAACAGGACTGGATTGTAACGTTCCATCGGACTCATCCAAACATCTGAAGCGTGTTCTGCCTGTGCGTAAGTGAACACGTGTTGTGCATTACTCTCtttattacagtaaaatactgcACCATTGACCTCAGGTCAGGATTGTGCTGGTAAATCGCTCTCCACTGCCTTAAAATAGGATTGCACCAACAATgcacctgaccacacctcattttgaGACCAAACATGTCCATGGGTGCTCAGGTGAGtgcaaatgtatttgttgtttaaaCAATGTGGGTGCTGGACGGAAAAAAGACAACCGCAtcggtctgaaactagcaaataGACTCGCGTTTCGCTTTGCACCTAGTGTAAGGTGGAGCCCAGGGCCCTAAGAGTCCACCACCACGCTTGTGGCTCAGCTTGCTAACATGCTCTCaatgataatgctaacatgctgatgtttagtgGGTAACGTTTACCTGCAAAATAGAGTTTTGATCTGATGATAGCACCAGATGAAAGACTGGAATTCATCCTTGCGGGCGCATAAATGTGTGCACAGACTTCCATTTTCAATCcatttaattgttaattgttaattcactaaaggccaaaaatgtgctggtggcactagatgaaaatcAGGGGCTCGTTaaatcctctggggaacatgaacatCTGGACAAAATATCATAGCAATGCATCTATTAGTTGTTGAGTTACATTGTGCACCAGAGAGGCGGACTAACCGACAGACTGACATGAATACGCTGCTAGCAAGGCTAAAAACTTTACCACAAGCCAGTGATCGTTTATTACGAACGTACAGTGTCTAAATATATACAGCACCCCTTTTAAATGAGGTTAAAGCTTAACAGGCGctgcagcaataaaaacagCGTTGtaccagtgtttgtgtttaatattaaaaacagaaataggCCTTAATCTTTAACTACggtgtaaataaataacaaatgcTAATAATTCTCCAACCATAACAACTCATTTGACTGTGGGTCAGAGTGAACCTTTCCACCCACCTGGACAGAGAGCTTCCTATCCTCATTCGGCAGGATCCTGTATGTGTACACGCAGTTCTGGTATCTGTggttaaaatgataaaatgcaaatatttgtcACTGGAAGCTGACATGACTGTGGGGTAAAGACACATGCAGCCGGCCAGTGTGATCACTGTGTGCTGAACCTGCTATCAGAGCACTTTGAGTAGCATTTCAAATGAAGGTTGCCCAATGAAAAATGATAGGAATTGAAGAGGCAGCGCAGTATGCAAATAAAGGGGAACTTGTCTTTCTTGCAGTGTATTTGTGCAGAagtgttttatatattgtaATTCAGCAGGGGGAAATGTAACCTTTAATCGTGGTATATTAATCATGTCCTAACTCTGACATTAAGAGCTGTTTTATCTTAAAGCTAacgtcaaaaacaaacagtataacAGTCATTTcctattttctttattattagtTAGGatctcacacagctcacactGCAAGGAACAGCAAGGAACAAGAACCATTATCTGTGTAactgtttcaaaatgaaatgtcagcGCAATAGTTAGAAGCAAGTAATGTCTACTTACAAAACACAGAGGGCATATGCTCCCTGTATGGACTCACTGTCCCGGATAAGGAAGCTTCCATCTCTCGCTGCTTTGGAAAGAAGATCCTCAGCTTTGGATCGAGTTATATTACCATGGTACCAAGGCTGAAAACTCTGCATCCTGCCTCTCACGCCGCAAACTGAGCTCAGGAGTTTTGCATCTGCTCTCAAACGATATTCCAGCAAACAAAAGGAGACTCAGTTTTTCTGTCCGGCTAGTGTCATCTTTTCATGATGCGTAACTTCTACGTGCTTTCTTTCACTAGTTCATCCACTACCTCCGAAAGCTGTAAAAGGAAGCTGCTACAAGCTCGGCCCTGAACTTCCTCATTTGAGAAGTGAAGAGAGGAGGGCCCTGCTCTGCCTGCTTTATGACAGATCCGCACAGCTGTAAATGGAAATACACACTTTTGCATGCTGAGTAGAAAATCTTTACTCTGATAATCAACCAACATACCCAGCGCTTTAGTTTGTGCACAACTGTTTATTAATATCGACTTTCCTTGAGAACAGTGAAGTCTGTTGTAAAGACTCAAGctgaaagaagtgaaaaaaggaagtaaccaaaaaaaaaaaaaagacaagtatGATTATTCTTACTTGTAGTAAAAGAATTTACAGATAAACTAGCTTGAAAATAATATGTAATTCACAATATGAGGATCCTCATTTGGTTCCCAGATGGATTTTTAAAGCTCAAATCATGTCTGCCCTTTGACCTAAAGTAAAACAAGCGCTCATATTCACCCAGAGGAGGTGGCCTGGGTCTGACTGCTAACTGTTTAATCATCTAATATCAATCAGGAGCGCTTGGGGGTTTTCTAAAGTATATACATTCAGGAAATACAAGTTTAGAGTGGTTTGCCATGTTCATGTGATGGACAGGAAGTCTTGCAGAAATATGAGGAGGAAAATAAGCTGCTCACAAACCACAACATGGGTCACATGACACAAAAAGAGAACTACACATAGACGAGTCACTGCAGAGAggtttctgtctctgagcttgAAATAGGTTTTTTGCCACTTTCACATGAGCACTACAAAGTCTCAGACACACAGTGGCAATAAAGAGGAGACACATGATATCATGCACGGAGGACGTGGAATCATCCTTTTCCTTTCAAGACATGACAGTCGACATGTGTGgttcacattgtttttatataagAGCAGGCGTTATcggtacaaaaacaaaagacagaataaaatgtGAGTCAGTTATTGTCATATACTGAAGGTCAGCATCAAGAGTGATTTTGTAACAATAACAACTTTCTGTCtcaaacatgacttttttttttgcagatgacGGTTAGCTACAATGACTCACAGCACAACAGGGATTAATAGTTTGTCATGCAATAGTGCAATATCATAGTACAGCATGGGCAAAACAATAAACGCAGAGGGGAGAGTTTGGAAGCCGGATGATGGAGAATATATGTACAGTGAAGATTTGTCGAGCAGAAGCAAAGCTAACATGTCACTGGGGTCTTCCAGCATATTTAAAACAGCAAaggaaaatatatacatttgtgagtagattttaaaaagattttaaaaaatacacattgtATGAAGACAAGACTAAGAGTttccagctctgtgaggctgctagcatgactggaacagctgtgctttgagctaaatgctaacaacAGCATGCTAGCATTCagtaacaatgctaacatgctcatgttTAGCAAGTATGTTAGCAGTGTTCAGCACATTAGCATGCTCACATTTGTTAATAAGAGCTGAACACAATGTGTTGCAGGTCTCAAACCAAAGTACTGACGgttttcagtctggactaaagtCGTGGACCGACTGACCGACAAacactgtatgtaaaaaaaataatatttaaagctAACTAATGACTCTTTACCACATTTGGCAAAGGatacaaaacaggaaaacatattAAAAGTTGACTATGTacatatttaatgatttttgttcagttttcagCCTCATATCTGACACAAAAATTCAGCCCTTTCTTTTTTAGACACAGACTTTTCTGTTGGTGGATAAAGACCGTTGACGGCAGCAGGTGGTGAGCAGAATCAGTAGAGCAACGTTTAGGCCCAGTTCCAACGTCCAGCTTTAAAGACTCACAGACTTTGATGCACGAAGACTCAGGGCTATTGCATTATATAATCTGTGTTGAGTGTTGAGGGGTTCTTCTGGTTGACTCTCTGAACCTTTTTATGCTCATTAACGATAAGTTTTGCAACCACAGTGCATGACACTGAGACAGCGATGAGTGGGATTGTAGAAGCacgaaaacagaaacaaaacatggGTTTGGTGCGAATGAACTTTCCAGGAAGTGTAAACACACTAACCAACACGACCCGTTTGTCTTGTTACGGTGCAACACTGACCTCCTAATATGTTGATTTGGTCTAAAAGTACTATTTTTGCTTTACTATTTGATTCAGTTAATTTAAATATGGAGTATGACCAACACTTAACACAGAGCTCGTTCCTCATGTGGGTCCTTGGAGAGTTTGAACCCCTGCTGCATTCACACAGATGATTTGAGTTTAAAGCCTGTGATGGTTCGGTGAGTCGGTCGTGGGCTGGACATTTGAACTGGGCTTTAAATTCAAGCCAAGGGGACGACTGTGGCACATTTGTGGAATGAGCCTCAGCGAAGGCGACAGCCGATCAACAGTCAGACCAATTTTGGTTGTGTTGGGAAAACAATGAGTTCACTCAGAGCTCCGGATTGAGTCATGACTCATCAGAACTCAGACTTGGCACTCATAGAAATCTCATGTGTTCCCTTTAGCTCTCCACTCGTGGCTCCTGACATTCCCGCCTTATCCCtgcaaaacatttgcattaGAGTCCCGCGGAACTTCTTGGCCCCAAACACGTAGACGAGCGGGTCCATCGCACCGTTCAGACACgtgagggaggaggtgaggcgGTTGGCCAAGCTCAGGCCTCTGCGTGTCTGGCAGGACACGTCGGGGTGGCTGTACCCGAGGATGAAGGTGGCCCTGCTCACGTGATAAGGCAGGAAACAGACCACGTAGATGAGAATCACCAGACTGATGGTCCGCAGGGCCCGAAGCTTCACGGCCGGCTCTAGCCTGGAGCCCCGATGCAGGCTGTGGATGATGAGCAGGTAGCAGGACAGGATGGCGAGGAACGGCGGGGTGAAGGCCACAGCCAGTGAGATCAAGGCGTTACGTGAGGCCTTCTCTCTGTagagctgcagacacactgtcacaccGTCCACCTCTGCAGTCTGGTGGGCGACTAGCAACGGCGCCATGGAGACGGTGACCAGGGCCCAGAGAGAGAAGCTGATGATGTGAGCGTACCGAGCGCGGCGGACCTTCAGCGACCTCACAGCATGAACCACGGCCAGGTAGCGGTCGGCCGCCACACAGGCCAGGAAGTACAGGCTCGCGTACATGTTGACGTAAAACAGAAAGCCAACCACTCTGCAGGGAACCTCGCCAAAGGGCCAGTGGCCGCCGGTGAGGTGGTAGGTGGCTCTCAGTGGGAGGATGACCACGTACGACAAGTCCGCCACAGCCAGGTGTATCAAGAAGACGTTAGCTGGAGAAGAAGTGCCGCGCTGATGACAGAAGATCCAGAGAGCCAAGCTGTTACCGTTCAGCGCCAGGAAGAAAACCAGGATGTAGAAGCATCCGAACAAAGTGTTCTCGGCGGTCGACGTCACCGCCGCGCAGGGCTCTGATGAGTGATTGGACAACAGGGACGGCAGCTCCACTGTAGCAGACTCCATTTTGTggctgaggagacagaagaagaattaGTTGGagaatgaattaaataaactaaaagcaATTCTCAGGTATCACAAGAACTTTTTCCAAACAAGTGCTTTTGATCTCTGAAATAGTTCAATGTTAGTGTtctgacagaacacacacacacacacacacacacacacacacacacttaagcaGGGGAGAGTGTTTGTCACAGTGCCAGCCTCACTAGGTAACAATAGATGTCAGTGTCCCTGGCTAATGTGAACATGCCCTTTAAGTGGATAATTACCTAATTCTAACCACAACAAGAATTGGACTTCCTCTCCACACTCTTAAATCCAGGAAGTTGAACTCATTATCGCTTCACTCGTCTCTGTTACACGTTATCTGACCGTGCAGTCTGATTCGTCAGCAAGAACTCTTTAATCAACGCTGAGTGGTAAAGTCTCAGGAGCTGataagaaaacttttttttttttttttttacgtgaaACTTGAAGCAATTCGAGGTTTAACACGGGAACGTCTGTGCAAGAGAATAATGTGAGGCGATGTGAGAGGCCGTTCCCTTGTGTCACATCTGGCCCCGGTGAGTCATAGATGCTCCAAGCAGCTTTGTatcctcagtttttttttatttattacaaaatgtTCAATTTGTGCAATTTCCAATCTCTGGCGCCTCTGGTATGTCGCCTTTTATGGGTAGTTATGTGCCAGTCGGTTGgattttgttactgttgttacagAACCGGGCTGTAACTCTGCGATAAGCTCTGTGAACCGGCTCCAGCCTGTAGCTCTGTATTGAACGGCCGGACATGAGGGTGGCATCTATCTTCTGAACTGAGAGAGTCAGACTTTTACTTCATGAGTTATAGGTGAACacgcaagaaaaaaaaataaaagtgggcACGCtctgataaaaaaacatttttacaacctCTATCCAAAATTTCTGGAGACATCAAGAGATGTCAAGAACTAACATTCTTGATTGCTCTTCacattgtttctcttttccAACTATTTCGACACACCTCAAGAAATGACCTCCCACTCATCCGTCTCTCTCCAAGCCTCTGACTGTCCACTCCTCTCATTCTGTTTGTATTGcatcctttttttcctgcttgAGCTGAACATCTACACAAACATCAGTGGGGTGTGAACAGCGGGGCCTCGAATGACCGGGTCTCAGAAGAAGCCTCTCtcaaatgtttggtatttgttGCGGCTCCAAGGACAATATGGAAACATGTGTAATGGGGATGAACTTCCCGCAGATGTTTCTATAGCTGAGGGGAGGGTCCCAAATACACGCCGCTGATAACACACCAAACAGTGAAATGTAACTAATGATGCTGAACCGTTTACAGGGCTCCGCAACCAAAGGGAACGAGactgtgtctgtttatctgCCTGGGTTTAATCTCCGTTTCACCGGCTCGCTCTCCAGACTTTTGGTCCAGTAGGAACCAGCCAGATGTAGCAGCGTGGCTCTTTtcactgagtgtgtgtactGTGAATCCTGTGAGACCCACAACAGAGGGCATTTCCCAGACAAGgctcagaccccccccccccccccccaaaaaaaaaaaaaaaaacaaaaagaaaaagaaaagggctGCAGTGCCAGCAGGGATAACACACCAGGAGCAGCACAAATACAAGATCCCAGAGGGATAATCCTGAAGAGAGGGAGAACCCTGACATATGCCTTCGTCACAATGATCTGGGTAAGCAGATCTGTGCGAGCGTTCACATGTGAAGGGTGAAGAGGAGAGCTGAGCATCCTGGTGCTTTTCAGAGATTAAACCTggtcacagtaaaaaaaaaagtccacctGATGTTCATGCTTCGGATCTAAATTACCAAATAAATCTGTCAAAATCCTGAGctaaaaagtaaatgaatacTCACCACTACTGGACAGTGAACTTGGGAGTTCTGCTGTCACACATACATTGTTCTCAGTGCCACTTGaacacagtgtaaacagtgaACAGCAGAAGTtagtaaagtttaaaaatgaatttaaaaaatctgctgtttttatcaAAGTCAAAGTCTCAGGACGGATTCAGACTCACCCCAGCTCCGGGGATCTTCAGCCGGCAGAAGAAAAAGGTTGTTTCCTTTAAGGAGCaacaatcagcagcagcagcagcagcagcagcagcagcagcagcagcggcacaGACTTGCACAGCAGTTGTATGTAGATCAGACTGAAGACTGGGAGTTAGTCCGCTGAGCCGTGGAAGAACTGAAGCCCTGCCGCAAAGAATGCTCTcctataaccccccccccccccccccgtccctcTCCCTCAATATGCTTTCAGGGAATAAGACTGTAGCTCTTTTTGTGTCTCAACAAATTTGATAACAGAAAGGGAGTCCTGATGGGAGCTTCTCGTTTGAACCTTGACCCCACCCTTTCTTTCTCCATACCCTCTCCTCAGAGAGCCACTTGTGCGCTCCACAATAGCCTGAGTCAGAATAAGCAGCACATTTTAGTGGCGGGGAGAAGAATGGCATGCCTCAGTCGCAATGAGTCGTCGGGTATGACTCCATGGAAACCGGGCCTAGCGGTGCACCCACCGCCTTTAACCGTgaacaaccccccacccccccaccaccacgcCGCTGATAGATAGAAGATGGACTGTGTTGTCAATTGAGAAGTTTATGACTTAAGTCTCAGAGATGATCTTTTGTAGATGGTCTGTTGAGTTGTAAAGAGGGCCCCATGCACTATAGGAGAGCAAGTTAAAAAcaagagaggggagaaagggagggagagaggggaggggggggggggggggcgcctggaggaaacagaggccCTTGTTGGTCTCTTGCCTCCTGGGGGCATCCTGAATTGGAATGCCCAAAATAATCAGTCGCATAGCCATCAGACAGATGTGGAGGAGACCCGCAggctgaggggaggggggggataATATTTCTTTCATGCAGGGAtttcacagctgtgtgtcagaTACATGgagctttctcttctctctatcATCGATATGCAAATGGTATTCTGTGGGATTGAATGAAGCCACTATCTGCGCGGGACTGTGGAGAGGCTTCGACACCACGACCCTGTTAATCTACTGCCAGCGGCTCAGCCCCCCCGCCCCGACTTTTGTTCGGCTGCTCAAGCTCTGTCTGTTGTGCGTCTCATAACCCTGAAGCGAAAACATTGCCTTGTGCGAGTGCTTGCCATCATAAATATATCATTCTTCTTTCTGCTGCAAAGGTTCAATCAAAAGCACCGAGCGTCTCTGCCAGCTGCTGAAACGCTGATGGAAAATAAGATGCTCACAACATTCGAGGGCAGCTCATCAACTGGGAGaatcttttatttgaaaaacaacaataaatgtctcattgaatattttcatatgcaaatgcaaaaacatttgaagCACTTAGGATTAAGGCTTATTTTAAAGGCACCCTGAGGAGTTTTACCGCCACTATTCGCACTGTGGAGCAAATGTTTTAACTGGCGAGTCCAAGTTTTGTTTGTGCCATGAACGTGCAGCAGGATTAAACCATCTGCAAACCACGAGGCCACACAATTCACAACCTGGCCCTCGGGTTTCACGCTCAGACTGCCGGCAAGCGAACACGAGTGTAGACACATCAGgattcaacaacaacacaaaattGCGTTTCAGCTGTTGAACCATGAGAATTGAAACCAAGCAACACACAGTCCTTTTTCAGTGAGAATATAAACAGAACTTTTTAAAGGCAGGCACATTAATTTGGAGAGGAAATAATTTGtaaacaaaatttacaaatgtatAAAGTGGTTTGTGAATAAGTTATGTTTATTCTTTTTACCCAAAAAACAAATACCTCCAAATTAGAAAGATGTAAAACTTTGCTTCGTGTGCACATAAACACCTAAAACATATGAAAGTGTTCAGATTTGGATGATAAACTTTACAATTTCTATATGAATGagttgaaaaagaaacagacattGGAGTTTTCGACCTGCACCTAAATGCAACACGGCAACATTTCAAAGCCATATTTTATTAGATTACCAGAATTTAAAGTtggaaaaatacacagagaatacaattagtttttttacctttattcaactcatttttatatataatattattatatttgtttctGGACAGGAGATAGAAGAAGCTTAATTGTTTTCTAATTCATCCGTCTTCGACAACACCTCTTCCCTTCAGATTACGTTACTTGTACACATGCTACAGaaatagttttaaataaaaatgtgtttgtttcacatAATAAATCAACGTCTTTTCCTCCTCACGCAGCACAAATAAAGCTGATTGCACTATTTGCGCTCTGCCTCTTTACGTATGA
This genomic interval carries:
- the gpr17 gene encoding uracil nucleotide/cysteinyl leukotriene receptor, producing the protein MESATVELPSLLSNHSSEPCAAVTSTAENTLFGCFYILVFFLALNGNSLALWIFCHQRGTSSPANVFLIHLAVADLSYVVILPLRATYHLTGGHWPFGEVPCRVVGFLFYVNMYASLYFLACVAADRYLAVVHAVRSLKVRRARYAHIISFSLWALVTVSMAPLLVAHQTAEVDGVTVCLQLYREKASRNALISLAVAFTPPFLAILSCYLLIIHSLHRGSRLEPAVKLRALRTISLVILIYVVCFLPYHVSRATFILGYSHPDVSCQTRRGLSLANRLTSSLTCLNGAMDPLVYVFGAKKFRGTLMQMFCRDKAGMSGATSGELKGTHEISMSAKSEF